The nucleotide sequence CGGAAACCGCGGTGCGGATTCGAGGCCCGGTCGACGCGATCTTCCGCTACGCCGCGCAGGTCGAGCACTGGCCGCGCATCCTTCCGCACTACCGCGGTGTCCGCGTCCTCGCCGTCGACGGCGCCGGCCGGCTCGTCGAGATGAGGGCGCGCCGCGGCTGGATTCCGATCTGGTGGTGGGCACGGCAGATCGTGCAGCCGCGGGAACGGCGCATCCGCTTCACGCATGTGCGCGGCGTGACGCGCGGCATGGAGGTGGAGTGGCGCTTCGAACCCGTGCCCGGCGGCGATGTGGCAGTCTCGATCGTGCACGATCTGGACCTTGGCTGGCCGATCGTCGGGCGCGCCGTCGCGCGGTCGATCATTGGACCGCTGTTCATCGAACCGACCGCGAGGGCCACGCTGGGCCACATCAAGCGGCTCGTGGAAACGAGCCCCCCGGAGACCGTTTCGTGACACGGTGGGGGGAAAAACGCGCCCGGACGGCGGGCTCGAGATCTCGAAGGTTGCACGCCAGACCGCGGGGGTGAATTGTGACGGATACGGGACGCCGCGTCGTCGTCACCGGAATCGGCGCGGTCACGCCGATCGGATGCGGCGCCGGGGGCCTCTACGACGGGCTCCGGCGCGAGCGTTCGGCGGTCGGACACATCACGCGGTTCGACGCGGCCGCGTTCAACAGCCGTGTGGCCGGCGAGGTCACGGACTTCGACCCCGCAGCCTTCATCGAGCCGAGGCGGCTCCGCCGCCTCGACCGCTACGCGCAGTTCGCGCTCGCGAGCGCCCGCATGGCGATCGACGACGCGGGGCTGCGTCTCGAGGACGAGAACCGCGATGCGATCGGGTGCTTCGTCGGCTCGGCCCTCGGCGGGGCCGCGTTCGCCGAAGAACAGCACGCCGTCTTCCTGAGCCAGGGCGTGCGCCGGATCCGGCCGACGCTGGCGCTGTCGGTGTTCTGCGGCGCCGCGTCCTGCAACGTCGCGATCGAACACGACCTCCGCGGCCCGTCCAGCGCCAACTCGGACAGCTGCTCGAGCGGCGCGATCGCGATCGGGCAGGCGTTCCGGACGGTCCGCGACGGCTACGCCGACGTGATGGTCGCCGGCGGTGTGGAGGCGCCGCTCGCGCCGCTGACGTTCGCCGCGTTCGACGTGATCCGGGCGATGTCGACCCACAACGACGAGCCGGCGCGCGCCTGCCGTCCGTTCGATCGGACGCGCGACGGGTTCGTAATGGCCGAGGGCGCGGCGCTGCTGGTGCTCGAGGAACGCGAGCACGCCCGCCGCCGGGGCGCCCGGATCTACGGCAGCGTCCTCGGCTTCGGCGCGACGAACGACGCCCACCACATGACGGCTCCGCTGCCGTCGGGGACCCAGGCCGCCCGCGCGATGCGGCTCGCCCTCGCCGAAGCCGGTGTCGCGGCGGAGGACATCGACTACGTCAACGCGCACGGCAGCGGCACCCCCCTCAACGACTCCACGGAGACGCTCGCGGTCAAGCAGGTCCTCGGAGATCACGCCTATCGGGTGCCCGTCAGCGCCACGAAGGCGATGCACGGGCACGCGCTCGGCGCCACCGGCGCGATCGAGGCGGCCAGCTGCTTCCTCAGCCTGCGGCACCGCTACGTTCCGCCCACGCTCAACCTCGAGGCGCCGGACGAGGCCTGCGATCTCGACTACGTGCGCGACCGCGGCCGGGAGATGCCGCTGCGCCACATTCTCAGCAACTCGTTCGGCTTCGGCGGCATCAACGCGGCGCTCGTCTTCGGGCTGGGGTAACGATCGGATCGAGGCAACCGCGGCCCACGCGGCGAATGCAACCCCAGGGGGGGTGATGCGATGAGGATGCTGTGGATCGGCGCCGCCCTTGCCGTCGCGGCGGGCCTCACAGGCGCTGCGCCCGTCTCGGCGCAGACGGCGTGTCAACAAATCCAGATTGCGACGACGCGGACGTCGAGCCCGATCTCGGCCACCCCGCTCGACGCCATCGCCTTTCCCGTTCAACTCTCCCCGGCCACGGCCACGGTCGTCCGGCAGATCCTCGTGTGTCCGCCGGGCGCCACGCCGCCGCCCGCGATCATGCCCGGTCCTTTCGTGATCGGTACGCCGGTCTTCGGCGTACCCGCGTTCGAGACGCCGATCTTCGGTCCCGCCTTCGGGATACCGGGGCATTATTCGAGCGCGCCGCCGCTCCCGGCGCCGGGCCCGGGCGCGCCGCCGCGGATGGTGGGCGCCGCGCCCGCGGACACCGTGCGCGCGCTCGCGACGCAGGCCGCGCGGTTCGACCGCACGGTCGTGACCGTCACCGGAACCGCGGCCGACGTCGCGCCGGCCGCGGACGCGCGGGGCGCGCCGATCACGACGTTCCGCCTGGAAGCCCAGGGCGCATCGGTGGGCGTGGTCGTGTGGGGGCGCGCAGTCGTGCGGGCGGGCGAAACCGTTCGCGTGAGCGGACCCTTCTACACCTCGACGCCGTTTGTCGGGGTGTCCGGCACTCCCTGGCACGACGTGATCGAAGCCGACCTCCTCGAGCGATAGGCCGTCCGATCGAGCCCCGCTAGCCCTTCGCCCGCTCGTCGATGACGCGGCGGAGCTTGCCGCCTTCGCTTCTCGGCAGGCTGCCCGGGGCCTGAAGCGTTATGCGCGCGGCGATGCCGATCACGCCGCGGAGGCGATCGGCGATCCGCCGCCGCAGGTCATCCGCGGCCGCCACGTCTCCCCGGGGCGCGGGCGGCTGCGCGGCGTCCGGCGCCACCTCCACCCGCACCTCGAGCGAGTCCAGCGTCCGTTCGCGCGCGACGACCAGCTGGTAGTTGGGCGAGAGCTCGTCGAACTGCATCACCACCGCTTCGATCTGCGACGGGAACACGTTGATGCCGCGGATGATGAGCATGTCGTCGGTGCGGCCGACGATGAGCGACATCCGGACGGAGGTGCGGCCGCAGACGCAGGGCGCGGGATCGAGGGAGGCGAGGTCGCCGGTGCGGTACCGGATCACCGGCAGCGCCTCCTTCGTGAGCGTCGTAAACACCAACTCCCCCACCTCGCCCGCGGCCACCGGTTCGCCGGTCCGCGGGTCGACCACCTCGACGAGGAAGTGGTCCTCGAAGACGTGGGAGCCGCGCTGCGCCTCGACGCACTCGTTGCTGACGCCGGGCCCGATCACTTCGCTGAGCCCGTAGATGTTCACGGCCTTCACCGGCAGCAGACGCTCGATCTGGCCGCGCATCGCCTCCGTCCACGGCTCCGCGCCGAGGACGGCCGAGCGGATCGTCAGGCTCCGCGGGTCGATGCCCCGGGCCGCGGCGGCCTCCCCCAGCGTGAGCATGTACGACGGCGTACAGGCGATCACGCGCGGCTTGAAGTCTTGTAAGAGCAGCAGCTGCCGCTCGGTGTTGCCGCCCGAGACCGGCACGACCGTGAGGCCCATCAGTTCGCCGCCGTAGTGCATGCCGAGCCCGCCGGTGAAGAGGCCGTACCCGTACGCGTTGTGAAATACGTCGCCCGGCCGCGCGCCGCTCGCCGCGAGGGACCGGGCGCACACGTCCGCCCACACGCCGAGATCGGCGCGCGTGTAGCCGACCACCGTGGGCTTCCCGGTCGTGCCCGACGACGCGTGCACGCGGACGACCTGGTCGAGCGGGACCGCGAACAGGCCGAACGGATAGTGATCCCGCAGATCCGCCTTCCGCGTGAACGGCAGCCGGCGAAGATCGTCGAGCGAGCGGACCTGGTCCGGACGGACGCCCGCGCGGTCGAACGCCTCGCGGTAGAACGGCACCTTCGCGTGAACGCGTGCCACGAGGTCCGCGAGACGCTGCCGCTGCAGGGCTTCGAGATCGGAGCGTGTCATCGTTTCCGCGGTGCGGTTCCAGATCATCCGGCTGCCTCCCTGATCTCGCCGCCGGGCGCGCCGGCGCGGTGTGGGAGCCCGAGCGCCGCCCCGAAGGTCGTGGCCGCGCCCGCAAACGCGGGCAGAAACGCCGCCGCCGGCAGGTGGGTGATGTCCCACGCGACGCCGCCCAACAGCGGCAGCAGAAACGAATAGCCGTAGCCGATGGCGAACATCCCCGCCGACACGTGGTGCACGTCGCGGGCCTCCGTGACGAGCGGTGGCAGCGCAAGCGACAGCACCAGCCCGAACGCGCAGCAGAAGCCGATCAACGCCGCGGCGACCACCCAGAACGCGGGCGGCGCGAGCAGAAACAAGGCGAGGCTCGCCGCGATCGCGACCGGGACCACGACCAGCGACGCGCGGCGCCCGACGATGGCACGGGCCGCCGCGAGTGCGACCACCGACGCGGGCAACTGCCCCGCGTTGAGCGCCGCGAGGCATGGGCCGATGAGGTCGACCCGTCCGGCGGTCCGCAGGTAATCCGGGATGAAGGCGTTGGTGGCGAAATACGCGACGCCGACTCCGCCGAGCACGAGCCCGAGCCGCCACGTCTCCGCGGCGCGCCAATCGGGCCACCAGCGCGCCTCGGGGCCCACCGCGGCATCGGGCAGCCGCTCCCGGAGGACCAACATGAGGATGGCCGTCACCAGCGGCACAGCGGACCACGCCGCCAGCGCGGCCGGCCAACTCCCGCGCATGAACGGTAAGACGAGCGGCAGGGTCAGGCCGGCGCTCAACGTCTCCCCGACGAGCAACCCGTTCACGTAGAGCGCGGTGGCAAAGCCGATGCGGTCCGGGCACCACCGGGCGACCAACGCTGGCACCGCCGGCTGCATCACCGCGATCCCGACGCCCATCACAAACGTCATCGCAAACAACATCGCGATCGACGGGCCGACGCCGCGCAGCGCCGACGAGAGCGCGACCACGACGAGGCCGGCAATCGCGGCGCGGCGCGCGCCGCCGCGCGCGATCAGGAGCGATCCCGGGACGGCCGCCGCGGCCAGCACCAGCACCGGGAGGCTCGTCAGCGCCCCCACCCCGGTCTCGCTCAACCCGAGGTCGCGGTGGATGAAGATGAGGACCGGCGGCAGGGCCAGCAGGGTCGCCCGCAGATCAACGCCCGCCAGCCACAGCACGGCCAGACGGGTGAACGTCGAGCGCTCCGGTTCTATGGACGTCACCAGGGGTCGGAGTAGCGCTCTTCCTTCCAGGGATCGCCGCGGATGTGGTACCCGTTCTGCTCCCAGAAGCCCGGGCGCTCGCCGCGCATGAATTCGAGCCCGCGAACCCACTTCGCGCTCTTCCAGAAATACAGGCGCGGCACCACGAGCCGGCAGGGTCCGCCGTGCTCGGGCGTGAGCGGGCGGCCGTCGTGGGTGAACGCGAACAGGACGTCGTCCTGCATCAGGTCGTCGAGCCGGAGGTTCGTTGTGTAGTCGCCGTACGAGTGCACCATCACGAACGCCGCGCCCTCGCGGGGCCGCGCGCGGGCGATCACCTCGGACGCGGGCACCCCCTCGAACACGTTGTCGAACCGCGACCAGGCGGTGACGCAGTGCACGTCGCAGCGAACGCTCTTTCGGGGCAGCGCGGTCCACTCATCCCACGTCCACCGCACGGGACTCTCGACCTCACCCTCCACGGCGAACGCCCACTTCGCGAGGTCGATGCGGGGAATGCCCCCATAGTAGAGCACCGGCCACTTTTCCGTGAGGGTCTGGCCGGGCGGCAGGCGGGGCGTCTCCATGCCGGGTTGTTCGGCTCGGAGGCGCGGCGCCCCTGGGATGCCGGCCGTGTGAAGAATCAAACCGGGACGCGAAAGAGGAACGGCGGGCAGGTCGCCCGCCGTTCCAGCGCGACAAACAGACGCGGCTTACGGCTTGGTGGGACGCGCGCCCTCAACCGGTGTGAGCGGCAGCACCGGCGGCCGTACGGCCGATCCGCTGTGCAGCAGCCACGGCGGCGACGCCTCGCCGATCGAGGCGAGCGTATCCGGCAGCAGGTAGGCGCCTTGCCCGTGGAGACCGGCCTGCAGATCGTGGATCAGGGCCGGCTGCTCCAGGAGCTGCGGGATCGACACCCGCCGCTCGATCGACAGCACCGCCGCGAGCCCGGCGGCCTGCCCCTCTTCCATCGTCGTCGGCACGACGCGGCACGAGGCCGCGGCCGCGTACGTCGCGGAGATCGAGCGGCTCGCCATCACGAGGTTCCCGATCCCGTACGGCACGAGCGAGCGGAACGGGATCGTATACACGAAGCGCTTCGGCGCGTACGGGTTGAACTCGCCGATCTTGTATGGATGGATGTCGATCGGGTAGCTCGCGACGCCGACGGCGTCCCAGAACACCCGGCTGTTCACGATGTCGTTGGCCGTCAGCGTGTAGAGCCCCCGGATGTGGCGCGTCTCGCGGATGTAGAGGTAGTCGGCGGTGCGCACCAGCGACGCCTTCGCGAAGCCCGGCGCCGTCTCGCGCAGGAAATCCATGAGCAGCGGCAGCTCCACTTTGGCGCGGCGCATGCCGTCCGCCACCGACGCCGGGTCGGTGCCGTCGACGCCGAACACCAGGAGCCCGTTGATCAGCACCGAGCGGTCGTTCTGCAGGCCGATGTTGAGGTCATAGATCGCCACGTTCGGCTGCGTCGGCTTGTACATCCGCATGATCGGGCCGTAGCCCCACACGTTGCCCTGGTAGAAACCGCCGCGGCGCATGTGCTGCTCGCGCGCGCCGCTCACGTAGGCGGTGACCTGGTGCCAGTTGACGTCCTTCACCTCGAACACCAGGGTCGCCGACATCATCGCGCGGTCGATGCCGGAATCCTCGCGGCCGATCGTAAACGGCGCACCGGCCATCGCGGCGACGTCGCCGTCGTCCGTCGCGTCGACCACGCGCTTCGCGCAGACCGTTTCCCGCGTCTGATGCGGGCCGTCGAAGACGACGCCGGTCACCCACGGACCGTTCATCAGCACCTCGACGGGTTTGCGGTGCAGCGTCAGCGTGATGAGAGGCTCGCGGCGGACCGCGTCCATGAAGACGCGCTTCGCGGTCTCGACGTCGAAGGTCATTCCGAGCTGCTTGTAGATTTCTGAAAAGACGCCGCGCGCAAGGTGCTCGCCGGTGAGACCGAAGTCCATGTCGAGCATGTTGAGCATGGCGCCGGTGAGATCACCGCCGAGGTAGGGCCGCGACTCGGTCATGTACACCGCGGTGCCCGTCCGCGCCGCGGCGAGGGCCGCGGCCACGCCCGACGGGGTTCCGCCGACCACGAGCACCGGCGTCCGGACGTCGCACGCTTCGGCGACCCGCGGCGCATTCGGCACACCGGCGGCCGCCCGGCCTGCCGGCCCAAGCGCCATGGGCAGCGCGAGGATCACCGCCAACACGGAGGCCGCCCCCACGCGGACTCCGCGCCGCGCCACCATCGAATTCCCCACGCTCATGCGTCCCCCCGACGCCACGGCGTACAGTGCGCCATAGCGACCCCTAACGGTACTAATACGCCATTATAGCAACGCCGGTTCGCTCCGCAATACCACGAGGACCCTAGACGGCGGGGCAGCCGGGCGGGCCCCGGACGCGCCGGGACGGGCGCCGGAGACGGCTGGGACCACGGCGTCTGTATGCTTCCTTGATACACGGATCCCTCCAGGCCGGCCGGGACGCCGGTCCGACCGAGGGCAGCACAGCCGCCGTCGGTCCAGGGTATTAGGAATATCCCCTGTCCGCGTGAATTGTGAACGTCGGTTCGCGACCGCTACCCGCCGGTGTGGGCGGCCTGCGCGGGCTTCGCCGCCGCCGGCCGGATGAAGATGCGGCAGAGCACGATGCTGAACTCGTACAGGAGGGCCATCGGCACCGCGACGAGCATCATCGTGACCGGGCTCCAGTCCGGGGTGCCGAAAACCGCGATCGCGGCGATGACCATGTAGGCGATGCGCCACTCCCGGCGCAGCGTCTGCGGGGTGACGAGCCCGAGCATCGCGAGCGAGAGGATGACGAGCGGCGTCTCGAACGTCCCGCCGACGATGAGGAGAAAGAACAGGACGTACGAGATGTAGGCGTTCGCCGTCAGCAGCACGTTGAACTGGCCGCCGGCCTGGGCGAGGAGCCAGCGGGTGCTGATCGGCAGGACGAAGACGTAGCCGAAGACGAGCCCGATCGCAAAGAGCACCCCCGCGAGCAGCGCGAGGGGGATGGTCCGGCGACGCTCGTTCTCGGTGAGGGCCGGCGAGATGAAGGCGTAGACCTGATACATGATCCACGGCATGCTGACGGCGAGGCCGAACAGAAACGCGATCTTCACCTTGACGAGAAACGGCTCCAGCACGGTCAGCGTCGTCAGCTTCATGTGCCCCGTGGGCCGCAGCAGCAGCGTGAGGAGCGGGTCCACGAAGATGAAGCCGGCAAGCGTCGCCACGAGCAGGCCGATGACGGAGCGGGTCAGCCGGACCCGCAGCTCCTCGAGATGCTCGATGAGCGTCATCGGCCGATCGCGCGGGGTGTCGGATCGCTCGTCCATCACGTCGGTCCTAGATTCGTCGCGGACGGCCGCGCTCATTCCGCGTCCCGCGCAAGCTGGGAGACGGTCACGAGCGTGTACCCGCGCCGCCGCAGCTCCACGACGATCGCCGGCAGCGCGCGAACGGTATTGAGCGTGCCGTTGTGCATCAGCACGATCGCGCCCGGCTCCGCGCGCGCCAGCACGCGCTCGACGAGGATGCGGAACGGCGGCAGCGACCAGTCGCCGGAGTTCGTCGTCCACATGGCCATCCCGAGGCCGAGCCGGCGGGCGTCCCCGGCGACGCCCGCGGTATAGTCCCCGCCGGGCGGCCGGAACCACTCCGCGGGCCGGCCGGCCGTGCGGCCGATCACCGCCGCGCCGGCGGCGATCTCACTACGGGCGACGGCGTCGCCAACCGTGACCATGTTCGGATGGTGGTAGGTGTGGTCGCCGACCTCGTGGCCGTCCGCCGTCATCGCCCGGACGAGGTACGGGTAGGCGCGGGCGTGCTCGCCGATCACGAAGAACGTCGCGTGCGCGCCGTACCGGCGCAGCACGGCGAGGAGGAGCGGCGTCGCCAGCGGGCTCGGCCCGTCGTCGAAGGTGAGCGCGATCTCGCGGCGCCGGGGGTTGCCGCGCCACAGCATGCCGTCACTCGCCGCGCCGAAGAGCAGCCCCTCGAGCTGCACCTTCGTGTCGACGATGCGCTGGAGGAGCGTACCCTGAAACCGCTCCGCCGACTCGTAGGTCCGATCACCCGGCAGCAGCACCGGCGCCCGCATGCCGGCCGACAGGTGCGGATCGTGCGGAACGGGCAGTCGCGGAACGAGCGCCCCCTCGAGCAGTTCGGGCGCAAACCACACGCTGCCCGCCGCGGAAAGCGCCTCGCGCGGGTCCCCGCCGGGCGTGGCCCCGAGCAGCCGCCCGGCATCGAGCGCGGCGGTCACCGTCACGTCGGTGCGGCGGCCGTCGAACCGGCCCGGCATTTGATAGTAGCCGCTCAGCGTGATCCGGTCCACGCGCGGATCGGCGCGCGCCGCCGCGGCCGCGAGCGCGCGCGCGGTCGCCGCCGCCTCGCGCACCATCGCCGCGGGCGTCGCCGCCCGGTCCATCCCGTAGACGAACCAGATCCACACCAGCCGCGAGAGCCGCCCGTCCGGCAGTTTGGTGACACCGTCGCTGGCAACCGTCACCTTCACGACGACCGGAGCGAGGCCTTGCTCGACGAAGGCCTGCCAGATGCGTGTCTCTTCGGGGTGGATGCCGGGACCGATCGGATGGGTGTCGTTCGTGATGTAGGGCGACACGGGAACGGGGGGCACATCCGGCCACGCCGGGGCCGGATGCACGGGCGGCTGAGTCGCCGCTTCGGCGATCGCGGGCGCGAGGAGCGCGCGCAGCCACCCGGCGGCGCGGCCCGCAACGGCCGCCCGGAGCGCGGACATCGTGGTCATGGCCGCCGGCCGCTCTGATTCCACAGCGGCCCGTCGCGGGTCGACCGGCAGCAGGTCGGACGATCCGGCCGGCGGTACCGACCGTCCGACGCGCAGGAGCTCGTTCGACGCGATGTCCCCGACAAGCGTCATCGAGATGCCGTTGGTGTTCCAGTGGACCACGGTGGCGACGCCCCGCGTCTGCACCGTGCCCTCGAAGGCGCCGATCTGCACGCGCTGCCCGCCGCCCGCGCCCACCTGCGCGCCGCGGCTCTCGAACAGGGTCATCGTCGCGACGCCGTCCGTGAAGGCGAACGTCGCCGTCGGCGTGCCGTGAATCATGGCGACGTTGGACCGCACAAACTGGTAGCCCGGCGGCAGGTAGGCCGGCAGCTGCGGGATGAAGCCGACCCGGCGGGAGATCTCCTCGATCGTCAGGGCGGCGGCCGGCGCCTGCTGGAGGCGGGTCTGGACCTGCGCCCCCGCGGGCGGCGACACGATGAAGAGGTCCGCCGCGAGCGTCGGGTTCAGCTGTACGCTGAGAAACGCCGAGGTCTCCCGCAGCGCTCCGGCCGGGCCGTAGCGCTCGAGCCGGAGGATCAGCCGCGTCTCCAGATCGATCCACAGCCGCAGGCGCGGCCGGCCGGGCAGGCGGCCCCGGATGTCGATGATCCGCGCGGGCCGGCCGGCGACACGCTCGGCGCCGGCAAACCGCACTTCGTAGTTCGCGGCGAGCTGCGGGAGAATTTGACGGATGAGCTCGTCCTCGTCGGTCTGGGGCGCCGGCCCCTCGACGTACCGGCCGCGTCCGGGCACGAACTCGATCTGTCGGCCGGCGTTGATCACCACCACGCGTTCCGGTTGATCGCCGGCGGCCAGATACTCCAGCCGTGTGCGGTCGGGCGCCTGATGGTAGATCCGTACCTCGGACGCGCGAACGGTTTGCGCCCAGACGGTGACGGTCTTGGTGCCGGTGTAACTCACGCCCCGCGGCGCGAGCGCGGCCTCGGTCAGCCAGCGGATCGGCTCCGGCTCGTCCGGCCCGGCGGGCGGCACGCCCGGCGCGCCCAGCGCGGCACCGTCCGGGACGATCGCGGCCAGCAGCGCACAGACCGCCAGGAGCACGATCCGGCGGCGGAGGCGAGGCGTCATGTTACCTCTGGACAGTCGACTCCGGAAGAGCCGTGTGGGCGATGACCGTTCGTGTCACGTCGTCGGTCAGGCGGTCGGACGACGTCATCAGATAGTTGCGCACGTACGCGTCCGGATCGAACAACGTCCCCCGCGGCGCAAAGAGTCCGGACACCCATCCCATCGGCAGCCCAATAATGACCAGTATCGTCGCGCCGGCCAGGGCAACCCGCAGCGGCCGTGTCACGGCCGGGCGTGTCACCGCCGCCCACACCGCGCGCCACGGCGACGGCCGGAACGCGGCTTCCTCCCGGGCGAGGCGCCAGTGAATCCGGTCCTCGAGTCCGGACGGCGCCACCGGATCCGGCAGCGCGCGCAGCAGTGAGCGCAGCGTCCGCAGCTCCTCGTAGGCGCGGCCGCACGTCCCGCAGACCTCGAGGTGCGCCTGCACCTGCTCCAGATCTGACGCCGGCAGGGCGCCGTCGAGGTACGCGGAGAGGTGATCGGCAACGTGCGTGTGGTTCACCGCTCCCCTCCCCTCAGGTAGGGACGCAGCGCGGAGCGCAGCGCCTCGCGCGCCCGGTGCAGGCGCGATCGAACGGTTCCGACCGGACAGGCGGCCACCGCCGCGATTTCATCATACGAAAGTCCCTCGATATCCGCAAGGACGACGACCGTCCGGAACTCCGGCGGCAGGCTCTCGAGCGCGGCCTGAATGGGGCCGTCGAGATCCCGCACCTCGGTGAGATGCTGCGGGTCCGTGTCCGAATCGCCGAGCCGCGCAAGCAGCGGATCGCCCTCCGGGGAGGTGGGCGCGTCGAAGGAGATCTCGGGCCGCCGGCCGCGCCGGCGGATCCAGTCGATGTGGGTGCGGTGCATGATCCGGTACACCCACCGGTCGAAGAACGTCCCCGGCTGATACCGGTCGAACGCCCGAAACGCCTCGGCCACCGCTTCCTGCATCAAATCTTCCGCGTCGTCGGCGTTGCCGGCCAGCCGATACGCCACCCGGTAGATGCTGCGGAAGTGGCGGTTCAGCAGTTCCTCAAATGCCGCCAGACGGTGCGCGCCGCTCTGACCGGCCTGCGCGCCGGCATCGATGACTCCACTCAGCGCCGATACGGCTTCCGTCACGTCGGGACCCCCGGCAGCGGTCTCTTTGTGAAGAGCGTTGCCGGACTCCCGGAAGTTCCCCTCAGGCACCCGCGCCTCCCGGGCGTCCCGGGGGTCCGCCCTGCCCGGCCGCGGCCTCGCGCGGCCGGCCCCCGGCCGCCGCAGTCTCCCGCACGTTGACCCGGTTCATCGCCGCCTCCAGGCCGTCGCTGACGACGGCCAGGGCGGCGTTGGCGGCGCGCTCGACGGCTTCGTCGATGACGGTGCGCTCCTCCGGCGTAAAGCGCTCGAGCACGAACGTCTCCGGGGCTACGCCGGCCGGTGGACGGCCGATGCCGACCCGAAGCCGCGGAAAGTCCTTGGTGCCGAGCTCCTCGATGATCGAGCGGACGCCGTTGTGGCCGCCCGCGCCGTTGCCGGGCTTGAGCCGCAGCCGGCCGAGGGGCAGGTCGAGGTCGTCGTAGACGATCAACACATTCTCCGGACGAACGCGCCGGCGCCGCGAGAGGTCGGCCACGGCCTGGCCGCTCACGTTCATGTAGGTTTCCGGAACGGCGAGCAGCACCGCGGCTCTCCCGAAGTGGGCGCGCGCGGTCCGCGCGAAGCCGTCATCGGCCAGCCGCACGCCGAGTTT is from bacterium and encodes:
- a CDS encoding polysaccharide deacetylase family protein, producing MTPRLRRRIVLLAVCALLAAIVPDGAALGAPGVPPAGPDEPEPIRWLTEAALAPRGVSYTGTKTVTVWAQTVRASEVRIYHQAPDRTRLEYLAAGDQPERVVVINAGRQIEFVPGRGRYVEGPAPQTDEDELIRQILPQLAANYEVRFAGAERVAGRPARIIDIRGRLPGRPRLRLWIDLETRLILRLERYGPAGALRETSAFLSVQLNPTLAADLFIVSPPAGAQVQTRLQQAPAAALTIEEISRRVGFIPQLPAYLPPGYQFVRSNVAMIHGTPTATFAFTDGVATMTLFESRGAQVGAGGGQRVQIGAFEGTVQTRGVATVVHWNTNGISMTLVGDIASNELLRVGRSVPPAGSSDLLPVDPRRAAVESERPAAMTTMSALRAAVAGRAAGWLRALLAPAIAEAATQPPVHPAPAWPDVPPVPVSPYITNDTHPIGPGIHPEETRIWQAFVEQGLAPVVVKVTVASDGVTKLPDGRLSRLVWIWFVYGMDRAATPAAMVREAAATARALAAAAARADPRVDRITLSGYYQMPGRFDGRRTDVTVTAALDAGRLLGATPGGDPREALSAAGSVWFAPELLEGALVPRLPVPHDPHLSAGMRAPVLLPGDRTYESAERFQGTLLQRIVDTKVQLEGLLFGAASDGMLWRGNPRRREIALTFDDGPSPLATPLLLAVLRRYGAHATFFVIGEHARAYPYLVRAMTADGHEVGDHTYHHPNMVTVGDAVARSEIAAGAAVIGRTAGRPAEWFRPPGGDYTAGVAGDARRLGLGMAMWTTNSGDWSLPPFRILVERVLARAEPGAIVLMHNGTLNTVRALPAIVVELRRRGYTLVTVSQLARDAE
- a CDS encoding sigma-70 family RNA polymerase sigma factor, with translation MTEAVSALSGVIDAGAQAGQSGAHRLAAFEELLNRHFRSIYRVAYRLAGNADDAEDLMQEAVAEAFRAFDRYQPGTFFDRWVYRIMHRTHIDWIRRRGRRPEISFDAPTSPEGDPLLARLGDSDTDPQHLTEVRDLDGPIQAALESLPPEFRTVVVLADIEGLSYDEIAAVAACPVGTVRSRLHRAREALRSALRPYLRGGER
- the pth gene encoding aminoacyl-tRNA hydrolase: MLRREMIAIVGLGNPGRRYRGTRHNVGGDVVDRVAAKLGVRLADDGFARTARAHFGRAAVLLAVPETYMNVSGQAVADLSRRRRVRPENVLIVYDDLDLPLGRLRLKPGNGAGGHNGVRSIIEELGTKDFPRLRVGIGRPPAGVAPETFVLERFTPEERTVIDEAVERAANAALAVVSDGLEAAMNRVNVRETAAAGGRPREAAAGQGGPPGRPGGAGA
- a CDS encoding zf-HC2 domain-containing protein; the protein is MNHTHVADHLSAYLDGALPASDLEQVQAHLEVCGTCGRAYEELRTLRSLLRALPDPVAPSGLEDRIHWRLAREEAAFRPSPWRAVWAAVTRPAVTRPLRVALAGATILVIIGLPMGWVSGLFAPRGTLFDPDAYVRNYLMTSSDRLTDDVTRTVIAHTALPESTVQR